A window of Clostridioides sp. ES-S-0010-02 genomic DNA:
GTGATATAGAGTCTATAATTGGGAACTCAGAATCAATGGTGAAAGTTAAAGAGAGAACTAAGAAATTAGCAAAGTCAAATTCAACAGTTCTTATAACTGGTGAAAGTGGTACAGGGAAAGAGCTAATTGCTAGAGCTATACATGCTGAAGGAAGTAGATGGAATAAGCCATTTATTGCTATAAACTGTGCTGCTATTCCAGAAAACCTTCTTGAAAGTGAGTTATTTGGCTATATAAAAGGTGCATTTAGTGGGGCTAGTAGTGGAGGTAAGGTTGGTAAGTTTGAACTTGCAAATGAAGGGGTCATATTTCTTGACGAAATGGGAGACCTATCTATGCCTTTACAAGCAAAGTTACTTAGAGTTTTGCAGGAAAGAAAATTTGCAAGAATTGGCTCAAATAAACTTATAGATTTAGATATAAGAGTAATTGCTGCAACGAATAAAAACTTACTTAAGTTGGTGAATGAAGGTAAGTTTAGAGATGATTTGTACTATAGGTTAAACGTAATTCCTATAAATTTGCCACCTCTTAGGGAAAGAAAAGATGATATTGAAACTATAATGATGAAATTTGTTTCCAAGTATTCTTTAGAATTAGATATAAAATTGAATCAAATAGAAAAAAATGTAATGAATATGTTGGTTAATTATAATTGGCCGGGAAATATAAGAGAATTAGAAAATGCAGTTGAATATATGATGAATTTAGTTGGAGAAGATGGAATAATCTATAAAGATATGCTTCCATTAGATATTTTGAACTATTATAATATTGAAGGAAATAGTTTTAAGAGTAATAATGAGGTAACAAAGTTTGAAGATGATATAGTCGGGGGAATAGTAGAAAACCAAGAAAAAATACTTTCAATTAAAGAATTGGAGTTAACTTACATACATAAGTTGTTAAATAAATATGGAAGAGATACAAAGACAAAAAAGAAAATAGCAAAAGATTTAGGGATAGGTTTAGCTACATTATACAGAAAACTAGAAGAGGAACAACAATAAATTAAACATAGAAAATAGTTTTAAATGTATGGCAATGTGATTTGTAGGTCAATAAAAATAAAGCCTCTATAATAGAAGTGTCACTAGAAGAGACTAATATAGTAATAATACTATATAAAAATAAAATTATAAGCTTGTAAGATATTGAGTCAGTATAAATAATAGAAAATAAAAGTTTGAGCTTATAAAGTACAAATATGTAAAACATAAAAATAACAGTATTATAGAAAGCTAAAATAAAAACATAAAATATAGAAGGTTATAACAATATAAATATAGAAGGTAAAAATAGTAATATACAAGACAAAATAACAGACATATAGAAAAGTAAAAGCATAATAAAGGAAAATAAAAACAAAGAAACGGTTTCTCGAAATGATAATTCTCGTATTGATAAAAATTTCCCAATATGAGAATTTTTTCTTTTATAAATCTTATTTTTCACACTCAGATTTTACAACATTTAAATAAATTTGAAAAAAGTATGTAATTCCAACATAAAAAAAATATTTTTAGAATAAATAATATTGGCACAGTAATTGCTTTATATAAAGACACAAAGATAAAAAATTAATAATGACATCGAAAAATTTGAAAGGGGAATATAAAATAAATGAGAGAAATAAAATGGAAATTAAATAACTTACCTAAAGCAGAGGAAAAAGAAAAAGGAATTGAATTTTTAAAGGACGAAGAAATTGCAAAAGCTAAAGCATTTCATGAGAGTTTTCCACAATATGAAAAAACTCCTTTAGTTAAATTAGATAACTTAGCAAAATTATTAGGAGTTAGCGGAATATATGTTAAAGATGAATCTTATAGATTTGGATTAAATGCATTTAAAGTTTTGGGTGGTTCTTACTCTATGGGTAAATACTTAGCTCAAAGATTAAATAAAGATATATCAGAGTTAGGATATGAAAAATTAACTTCAAAAGAAATAAAAGACCAATTAGGAGAAATAACTTTCTTTACAGCTACAGATGGAAATCATGGTAGAGGAGTTGCTTGGACAGCTAATAAATTAGGTCAAAAATCTGTTGTATTAATGCCAAAAGGTTCTTCTGAATTTAGATTAAATAAAATCAAAGGAGAAGGTGCAGATGCTAGTATAACAGACTTAAATTATGATGATGCAGTAAGATTAGCTAATGATTATGCAGAAGCTGATGACCATGGAGTAATGGTTCAAGATACAGCATGGGATGGATATGAAGAAATACCAGCATGGATAATGCAAGGATATGGAACTATGGCTAAAGAAGCTATAGAACAATTAAAAGAATATGGAGTAGATAGACCAACGCATGTATTTGTGCAAGCAGGAGTTGGTTCGCTTGCTGGTGCAGTTCAAGGATATGTTGCTTCAATATATGATGAATGCCCAATAACAGTAGTAGTAGAAGCTGATGAGGCAGATTGTTACTATAAATCAGCAGAAGCAGGAGATGGAAAACCAAGATTTGTAGGTGGAGATATGCCAACTATAATGGCAGGTCTTGCTTGTGGAGAACCAAATACTATAGGATTTGAAGTATTAAAAAATTATTCATCAGCATTCGTTTCAGCACCAGACTGGGTTTCTGCTAAAGGTATGAGAGTTTTAGGAAATCCTCTAAGAGGAGATGAAAAAGTAATCTCTGGAGAATCTGGAGCAGTTACAACTGGAGCATTAGTTTCAATACTTGAAAGTGAAGATTTAAAAGATTTAAGAGAGGCTTTGAAATTAGATGAAAACTCTAAAGTATTATTAATAAGTACAGAAGGAGACACTGACCCAGACAAATATAAAGATATAGTTTGGAATGGAGAATACCAAAGTAAATAAAAAATTTAAAATAAAAAATAAATAAAGTCTAAATAAAAGTTTAATAAGTGAAATATTAATAAGTAAATAAGTAAAATACCAATAAATAAAGTGAAACATCAATAAATTAAAAATTATATGGGGGAATATCAAAATGTTAAATGAAATAAGAAAAAAACAATTAACTGAAGTATGCCAAGATTTAATAAGAAATGCTAGTTATTCAGGTCAAGAAGAAAATGTAGTAAAGGCAATTGAAGAAAATTTTGCTATGCTAGGTTTTGACAGCTGGTCAAGAGATAGATATGGAAATATAATAGGATGCATAAAAGGAAACAAACCAGGGAAAAAAATATTATTTGATGGGCATATAGATACAGTTCCAGTTCCAGATGCAAGTAAGTGGAGTGTTCCTCCTTTTGAAGCAAGAATAGTAGACGGAAAAATATATGGTAGAGGAACTTCTGATATGAAGGGTCAAGTAAGTGCTATGATGGCGGCTGTTTCATACTTTGCAGAAGATACTAATAAAGACTTCGAAGGTGAATTATATGTAGCAGGAGTTGTTCATGAAGAAATATTTGAAGGAGTTTCAGCTAGAGAAATAAGTAAAGCTGTTAAACCTGAT
This region includes:
- the dpaL gene encoding diaminopropionate ammonia-lyase, translating into MREIKWKLNNLPKAEEKEKGIEFLKDEEIAKAKAFHESFPQYEKTPLVKLDNLAKLLGVSGIYVKDESYRFGLNAFKVLGGSYSMGKYLAQRLNKDISELGYEKLTSKEIKDQLGEITFFTATDGNHGRGVAWTANKLGQKSVVLMPKGSSEFRLNKIKGEGADASITDLNYDDAVRLANDYAEADDHGVMVQDTAWDGYEEIPAWIMQGYGTMAKEAIEQLKEYGVDRPTHVFVQAGVGSLAGAVQGYVASIYDECPITVVVEADEADCYYKSAEAGDGKPRFVGGDMPTIMAGLACGEPNTIGFEVLKNYSSAFVSAPDWVSAKGMRVLGNPLRGDEKVISGESGAVTTGALVSILESEDLKDLREALKLDENSKVLLISTEGDTDPDKYKDIVWNGEYQSK
- a CDS encoding sigma 54-interacting transcriptional regulator, which gives rise to MVSKLKEFQQEMIKYTETVASVLDVDIEIVDDRLIRISGTGLYKSKINESVVTEGFLYDKVIQTGQELVVLDICDNQLCIECSHYMKCLNKVIIAVPIKYNNRTIGVIGAISTDKTKKVEISAKIDNYLKFVNHICDLISMKIEEHEVSKSSSRKMNMMIEIIENVEKGVVILDINSKISYINNIALKKLDIGKDIIENTVKIVSVESSSNGHELLEIDIDNKIYNINAKIIPVYPYINQYDKIIIFDKTYINHKGHGKVNSGWGNSDIESIIGNSESMVKVKERTKKLAKSNSTVLITGESGTGKELIARAIHAEGSRWNKPFIAINCAAIPENLLESELFGYIKGAFSGASSGGKVGKFELANEGVIFLDEMGDLSMPLQAKLLRVLQERKFARIGSNKLIDLDIRVIAATNKNLLKLVNEGKFRDDLYYRLNVIPINLPPLRERKDDIETIMMKFVSKYSLELDIKLNQIEKNVMNMLVNYNWPGNIRELENAVEYMMNLVGEDGIIYKDMLPLDILNYYNIEGNSFKSNNEVTKFEDDIVGGIVENQEKILSIKELELTYIHKLLNKYGRDTKTKKKIAKDLGIGLATLYRKLEEEQQ